The following DNA comes from Seriola aureovittata isolate HTS-2021-v1 ecotype China chromosome 15, ASM2101889v1, whole genome shotgun sequence.
aaactacaGTATCTTTTACTGAGAAGCCAAAGCACACAGAAGTATGCCTGGTGATGTaataacttttttgttttgtttttgtttttgttttttacaacttttcatTCTTAAATAAGTTTTGCATGTGTGAACTGTTTCTTCACAGCTTTTAAATGCACTGGAAAAGAAGCTAAAGGTTCTCTTAAATGGCAATATAACAAGGATTAAAAGGTAGGTATCTGGTTTGTGGCTTTGTTCATGTTATAGAAATGTGATGGCTGTATTTCATGTACCTTGCATATTGCAGTAATATTGATTAATTGTATTGTTCCCCCCCTAAGGCTCCCAGCCATTGTACGAGGGGCAAAAGTTGACCGATACTGGCCCACAGCTGACGGCAGACTGATCGAGTATGACATTGACCGGGTGGTGTATGAAGAAGATTCTGCAtaccaaaacataaaaatattgcaCTCACAGCAGTTTGGAAATATCCTAGTACTCAATGGAGATGTTAGTAAGTGTATACAACACTACAATACATGGcttatttgtcattttgagaCAAAAGCTACAGTCAGTTTGCAAATTTGAAATctgaaattatattatttattaatttattatattatttattattttcatttattaagtACACTTTAAACAGGGTGTTAATGTGACACTTAAGTGTAATTTAATGTACTTGATTAAACATTCCTCATGAATTTAATGATGATTGTTGTGTTAGCTTCTGTTAAATGAATCATTTGACTTGCAGACCTGGCAGAGAGTGATTTGGCCTACACCCAAGCCATCATAGGTAGCGGAAAAGAGAATTATGCTGGAAAAGAGGTGCTGATActaggaggaggagatggaggcaTCCTTGCTGAGGTGGTCAAACAAAAGCCAAAGATGATCACCATGGTGGAGATATCCTTTGCtggaacttttctttttacacctGTATTGTGACTTCCACTTTACCTCAGGCAATGTAGTTTTCCTTCCCAGCAATTTACCAGTGTTTATAATTGAACATCTGCACCTGATTGATGCTTCCTTAACTAAGTGCTTACATTGACCAGAAGGTGATAGACGGGTGCAGAACGCACATGCGCAAGACTTGTGGCAATATCCTTGACAACCTGAAGGGAGACTGTTACCAAGTGAGTGCTGAATAAATATTCAATGGTGATCCTGTATAACTGGTGTCATGAAGCTGATTAGCAACTGCATTTGTTAACTCTGGGCTTTTCTATCCAACCTTGAGCACAGTTCAAGTGCTCAGAGCTGTGTTGTAcaacaaaatgtgtaaattatAATCACTTATCTAGAATAGAATGACAAGCTTTAGAAACACTAGAAAActattatttaaatataattaaattaaaatgattccaCTGATCTATTAAGGATATCCATACCTCTCTATTATTTGTCAATTTATCATAAATTCCTGTGTCTATGTCAAGATCCTGttatgatgatttgtttttccagtgattaGTAGGTAGGTTATAATTAGTAGGTTAGTAGTCGGGCTGTTGAAAGCTTCATGATActgatgacaaaatgaaagaacCTTAAGAAGAAAATTGAGTGAATTCTCCTTGTCTCTTGCTTTACAGATACTAGTCGAGGACTGTGTCCCTGTGCTGAAGAAGTATGTCCAGGAAGGACGGATGTTTGACTACGTAATTAATGACCTCACTGCAGTCCCAATATCCACAGAGCCAGAAGAAGGTTTCTGTCTTTTACATATATACTTTGTACTTATACTATATATGTATAGGGGCTTCCGAAATTATTCAGACCCATTCATTTTTTCCACACTTAATTGTGTTGTAGGTTTAATTTGAAGTGGATTAAATTGCCATTTTTGCCCATCAGTCTACACCCAGTGAgccataatgacaaaataaaaaaacttacCCAAGAAGACTTAAGATTTGTGTATCTGTTGCCAGAAAGGGGCCTCTACAAAGTACTGGATTAAGGGTCgttatactatactactacattttaaaaatgacaatacatttacaaattttacattgaaaatttacatttatttacaagaaTAAGTCTACGAGAcaataaagtgtgcaaaaagtgaagaggtgtgaatactttctgaagccactctATATTTGCATGATCTGAGGTGTTACAGAAATGCAGTACAGAGATGTCATTGTTTAAcctatgtgtgtctgtcttacTGGATTTTGAAGACTCGACATGGGAGTTCCTGCGTCTCATCTTAGATCTGtcaataaaagtcctgcatcCAGCTGGGAAATATTTCACACAGGTGAGTCTCGTCCTTTTAGCAACTGCTGAGTATGATGAGTGCAAACTGTTAATATATCAATCAAGTATTAGCTCAGTAGGCATTAACTGAGATGAAGCATAGGTCAGATAGAGATGCTTTTTAACTTTTTCCCAACCTCCATTAAATACCAGGGATGCTCCCATCTGTCCTCACTTGTTTTTACTGAAAGCTTTGGCATAGTATCTTACTTTGCTTGTTTCATATATTTCCTGCTGTGAGAGGCTATTTGGGCAGGAAATATTCCAAGGAGggaacacagcacagcacagttaAACAAGTTGTCATTTTCTCTTGTTGTCAAGGAGAAAATTGCAGTGCTATTGAATGGGAGGGATGAAATTCTTCTTTGCTCTAAGCTTTATGGTCATGggtttttattataaaatcCAGTTTCAAATTGTCAAACAGGAATATCTTGGATAACATTTAACACAACTTCATTCTGTTGTGGCTGAGCATCGCAACACACCACTTACACTTACAGTTGTGgtggaagaaaaacatcactAGCTACAATATGTCTCATGACAGTGTGtcttgtgacattttctttttttctttttttttttcggatACTTGTCGTCAGGGTAACAGCGTGAATCTGACAGAGGCACTGAGTCAGTATGAAGAACAGCTGGGAAAGCTCTCATGTCCCGTGGACTTCTCCAAAGAGGTGGTGTGTGTGCCCTCCTACTTGGAGCTGTATCCTTTTATCAGTTCTAATTACTTGATGGACAAAATTCCATCCTTTgaattgtcatttatttatacattcCTGAACGGGGACAAaataatactgtacatttttgcTGTCATATTTTGCTGTGTACAATCCTTAATTGTCCTGTATCAGATGGGTTTTCTACACCATATGGAAGAAGTAGAGACCTCCAGTTTTCTGTGCTTGAATCCTCAGCAGCTGGAATGTGaatgctcttcttcttctttttcttcttcttcttcttctgctgtagCCTTAAAAGGTGTGCTCAGATTGAACTTTACATGAAAATTACAGTCAACACAAAGTTTGGAAGCAAAGTAGAGATTTCTGGCACAACCTCACCTACTTCCGAGGTGCgttgagatggaaaaaaagactAAAGAGGTCAAAACACCAGCATTGCTTGAAGTTTACtgaagaagttttttttattagacCGATGCGTTTCGGCTTGTGTAAGCCCCTAATGAAGGCCACAAGCCGAAACGCGTCGGTCTAATAATAGTTCTTCTGTGTACTACACTTTAGCATACTCCACAAAGTTTGGATAAATGCATTGTTATGTGGTctttaaaattttgaaaaaaggaACGGAGGCGGAGAAATagttgtaaagaaaaaaaaagagttccTGCAGTGTCAAATCCGTCTGCTTTTAAGTCTgagcagtacacacacacacacacacacacacacacacacacacacacacacagcagtctaTGTCTATTATCAGTGACTACATCTGTATTGTAGACTGAATAATAAGCATGGACTGCAAAACACTCCACGGTCAAGTTGATGTGAATAAATGGAGGTGGAAATTCACTTTGCATTCAGTCTGAACACATCTTAAGGggtacaatgacatttttattatccCCTATCCATTGATCCCTCATCTACCCTcatcttccttctctttcttcctttgttGGTTGTGTTTTACCGTTGTTTACCATTGTTGCAACTTATGAGTTGTATTTAATTTGTGTTACTTGATTTGGATTGTCCATTTGCATGTATGCTGAAGGAACTGTTAGTTGTTGAAACACTGATTTGATACACTGATAATGTGGTGTAACTCATCTtagaacaagtgtgtgtgttctctcttgttttctttaggtttttttttttttccttttctcttgaGTTATGAGCTCAAATCGTGTGATAGGCCAATCTATAGACTCAGCCCAGCTTAAGTGAGTCGCTTTTAAGCTCTATTTTTGTTACTGCCGCTCAAATGTGATTTGATTCTTTCAGGTTGTATCAAGGCAATGTGATCACGCCCAGAGAGACTGAAGTGTTGAAGtccaaatatgttttaaaagggAAACAATTCCACCACTTTAATGCCACCTCTGTGcttgtgctgtttttatgtcatgttttattaGCACCTTGCTTTCTCCtgatattttaagttttttttttttttttttaagactgtATTAGGTGCATGTAATGGACGGTGAATGTAGcttgcatatacagtacacagcaCGTTTACACGCGCTCAACCCTGTGGGActcaattacatttatttattctatataATTTCACCAAATGCTGTTCTGTCCCACTTGAGATAATCTTTGTGACCATctacaattaaaatgttttgggggaaaaatgtcgactttttttttttgccaaaagaaatgaaaagcatCAATAAAAATCAAGGACACGCTTTGAATACTTTAAGACAGCCTGTATGTGTAAATGGTGGAAAACGGTTGTGTTATGTATTGCACATTTTGAAACCCATGTATTCTGAAAATGTGTCcgaaatgattagttgataaCAGAAAATGAAGTGGCTTTCAAGCAGAATTACCAATAGTTGACTGAAATATGAAGCGTTTCCAGTTATGCCTCATCttatagtaaattaaatatctggGTTTTTGGACAggcacaagaaaaaaaatacaatttcaagAACACACTTTGGGCTCAGAGGACATTTTATGGTACAAACAAatgataggaaaaaaaaattgattaaacatgaatgtaaatgattattatttttttataagttCCACATGAAACCTATGAGTACATATTGTTTAACTTGAGGTTTTTATTGAGCTGGActtcacatttttctgccaaATTTCATTCATCCACAAATGAAGCAACCAGTGCTTTTGCAGCAAAAATCAATTCTGTCaattttttactgtaaatctaTCATTAGAGATGTGGATGTAagatttacctgcacattatgGGTGTTTACAGAAGCTGGGTTTTTTTGGACTACTTAATCATGGTGTTGCTCTAACATGTGTTGGACCAGACTGGATCCAGTCTGCTGGCTTGTCCTGATGTTGACTTGTTCTCCATGGGTCACCATCAATGTATGTAATTTACCATTGGAATATGACTTATATTGGTAACATCACTGTACAAAGGAATAAAGGCTGGTATGAATGGTCTAAATGTATGAGTATagaaaagtgtttaaaaatCAATTGCCATGCATAATTTAGGCTTTACATTGCCCATTTTGTCATATAATACATAAATTACTCTCTATTaatttacattatatacagtgcacgtatttcaaaataagagccaTTTAACAGTTGTCTGTTATGTGCTTTTCAGATCAGGGTGCtcactggtttctgttttgCCTGTTGATCTCGTTGAGGATCACATCCATACTGGCGTCCTCATCAGCTGTGATTGCTCTGTCTTCAAATGGACTACCTATAACACAGCACTGCTGTCATTATTTCTGATAGATACAATTTGTGGCAAACTATATAATAACCTCATGTAAACCTGTACGCAAGTGGTAATATGACAATATTGGATTATTATATGATAATACTGCAGTCCACTGACTGTCTTGTTTACAGTTTTAAGCTTGTGGGCACTCATACATGAAACCAAACATGTCAAATCAAGGTAACAGTAGATGTATTCAAAGAGCAGCAGCATTAGATAAAACTTGTTTTTACATAGTTGGGCAAGTGGAATAAAGCTCTGCTGCTAAGACCAGCCTATAAACTTATATTAAGTATATGATTTAGTAATCGTCAAAATTTATCATGAGTTACATAAAGAGCCTAGACTGTTCTCACTTACCAATGCCATTAATCTGTTCTGAGGAGTCACTGACAAGAAAAGAAGTAGAGCTGGATGAGTTGTTGGACTTTGAGGAATGAAGAGATGTTACTCTGGTCACTGATGACTTCTTCACGGTCTTCTGTGTTGCAGTGCGACTCCATTCTGTGAAAAGAGATTCGCCGAGATAAAGGTGAAAGGTAATATAATCACCGAGAGTTAGTTGATTACCATCTTCATGCATCTAATGGCCTTGGAACTAATACTTTGAAGGAACAAAGGAATCGGATGAGCACAGGCATGTCAACAATATGAAGGTTAGACTGGCCAGACTGGTAGAGCTGTGAAATGTAAAGGGGACATATCTAACCTGAGTTTTCTGCTAGTCTCATTGTGCCACAGCACAGGTGGATCCTCCATTGCCTTCTCACATTCTCCTTCGCCGCACAGTGGAACACGAATATAAAGAAACctcaaaaaacagaaacagcatttTATAAATACCACACCAAACCTTTTACAGTGTGGCAAAAGTGTACAGTGTACAATGTCATTAGTTTGGACTTACGGGTACAAGACATAGACCGGAAGAGTTTGTCCGCTAGATGTGTATTAGattatttcacagttttcattaaGGGGTCTGTTAGATGTCTAATTATTTTAACCATCCAGGTGCTAAATGTGAGTCGTCTTTTTTTgtggactgctgctgctgattacCACACAACTTTAGCAGTGTTTATAACTGGGAGTCTTACAGTTCTACAAGACTGAAACATTATTAAAGGCTTAGTCTTCTTATTTAGTAAGAAGTTACTAAATAACTTCTTGTTATTTAGTAGTTTTGGCCATCATTCCTATCCATAATTATAACATTGTACTCATCAGGTTAATTAGAGAATGAGATCACATCTGTAAAAAGACATATCACCTATTTGTAATacaaaataaaggcaaatgGGAAAATTATTACCATAACTGTCCTTTGTAAACATTAATTAGTTTACAGGCCAACATCTACTGTACTTCCCTGTAAGTTGTACTCACAACTTCTTAAAATAATCTGGTTAAAATGTTGGCATGTCTGACTGGGATTTTTGCCCTGTCTGACTTGATGTTTCCATGTTCCCAGATTTAAgcaatgacatgacatgacatagtaACATGTATGTTTATACAGAGCTAGACTAGATTATAGCAGTTTGCCACCATACCATAAATCTGGGTTAATAACCCAAtagtaatataaaaaataacaccAACACATCAAAACAACTCTTCttttttggtgtatttttttttttaccaatggGTCCCAGGTAAAGTCAGTGCTACAGTATATTGATGCAAACATTTTTTACTCAGTGATTTTAGtgtatacaaataaaaatttccAATTTGAATCCATcctgaaaccaaaacaacaaaaaataacaaaaccgGCTGACCTTGCAATGAGTTAAAGATGGCAAAGAGGTACATGAAGGGCAGGTTAACGGGTCCCCAGGCAAAAAAGGCAAAGCCCCAAGTGAGGCCCAGGAGGAGGGTTATCCCCGCCACACTGCGCACATCCTGAAGTATGCTGCGGTGCTGCATATTGTGAGGGTTCTGCCTCTTTATCCGACACAGCTGGACCAGCACCACAATGAACATGATGAAGTTGAAGAGAAAGACGACGCAGAAATAGGCCACCACAGCCACATAGAAGGCAATGTCATTTTTCAGCCAGCAGCTGTGGGAGACAATTAAAgggttagttttttttcttagtatTTGTATGAGTATGAAATGAGTATTTTGCATGAAACTGCAAATAAagcatttgagaaaaaaaaactcacaagtCATCACTAGTGCCATCAGGAAACTTTCCATAGGATATAAGACCGTAGTTATCCTTGTCAATCGCAATGACTATAATGACCACAATCATCGGGACGCCCCAGCCTACCAGTGAGAACTTCAGCATGTAGCGTGATATGTAGCTGTTGAAGACTTTCACGAGGGCCAGGTACATGTGAACGGCCTCAAGTCCCATCCAGGTGAAGGCAACCAATAGAAAGTAGTGAAGGAACCAAGCAGTGGAGATGCAGAGGCCCACAGCTTCCGGGTAGAGCGCCAGCCAAGCATCCACCAGGAAGACCAGGTTCAGCATTAGCAGAGCCAGGCACAACTGGATCAGGATTTTGGATGGGATGTCCTTACGCAACTTCCTGCAGGGTTCAAATGGTTTGCAGGAAATATCATCATAAAAAAAGTGCTGTGAAAAAATATCTGCATTCACTTTAAACCAtaaatgagtttttaaaaatactatAACTCTATCACAATAAAGCCAGAAACAAAGGTGTTTCAACTTTGGTGGCCTCCTAGTGGTAGAATCAAGAAAGACACTTCACTTCAATAGTGATTATTATATATTGGATGTGTGCAACTTATCTTATGTTGTGCAATTAATACTCACCCAAAGGCCAAGTAGGTGAGGAGGGTGATAGACAGGAAGATGGCAGAGATTCCACAGCCAATATATGTGATAAAAGTCAGGATGGTGGCCTGGACACGGCTGGTTACAGGCTGTCTGGAGAGGTCCtgcaagaaaacacagagaggaaaaaaaacaaacaaaaaaaaacactgagaagtTATAGCAGAATGGAAGTGGTTAGGATTCAATTGATGAATTATCATCAAAAAGATGCatgagaaaaatgagaaaaccgATCATTTTCTTACCAGCAGGATAGCAAAACTGGTTAAATGGTTGCAGCCACAAACTGTTTCATTGTCTGTGCTCTTTTGGACAGAACAGCCCTTGGGATTCCAACCACCTGACTCATCTGTCAGCAGAAAACATTAAGCATATTTTCAGCTTTGTCTAATGTGATAAACATtgttaacaataacaataataataaaaaaaaacaaacaaaaaaaaaaaaccaacaacttACTATTCAATGTAAAGTCCCAGAAAACACATGTAGCCACAAAATTAGCCTGTAGTTTGAGAGAAGGCATAAGAGCTTGTATCAGTTTACAATCTCTAATTAGACCTAATTGGACATCAcgctttttttgtctctgttgagCGTGACAGTGTTTGAAAATGGACTCACTGGAATGGGCTCTGTGTTCCTCAAGTGAATTACAACATCGTCCGTCAGTcctttgattgacaggttgGCCACACTCGCTCCCAGGATCCCACTATTAAGTTTGCGTTGTCCTATGGATCTGTCCTGCATGGCCATATAGAGACAACACAAGTTATCAGAAGGCAGTGCTCCAATATGTAATTTGAAATGTAGCCCATCACTTTCctttaaaacactgaatcaatgatatgaaattgaaaacacagacacaataacaAATTTCTGTGTCGTATTCACTGCATTCTGTTTCTCCTTAGCTAATGATATCCATATCCCATTCTGAACGGGACGCTGGTTGAATGTATAGACCTGGAACACTGTGTTCTTCTGGTAGAAATTGAACTGGACTCGGGAGGCCAGCTGCTGTTCCTCAGAGGTTAAGTCCTGGGTGAGAGAGGGGGGCAGCCTGATGGAGCCCTGAGGGATGGAGGAGTCTTCTCTCACACTCCTTCTCAGCCTGGGATCCCCACGGACCTGCAACACACATGGAACATGGACCTGGAGAGCACTGATACCACtccttattttcagtttgtcagaAGTCACTATTTGGAATAACTGAGCTGCAGTAGCTCAACTCATTTCTTCTTCAAAAAGGTGTTACATGTACAAAACTAAATGTAATCCAGTTGGTCCAATTTTTAGTCTTCCAAACCTTGTATGTACGATTCTAAAACATCTGCGGAAAAATAGCTGGTAAATAGTAACCAGTGTCCGACTGGCTACCACTCAGAATAAAAAATTGTTATGATGTATGACCTATAAAATACCTTTACAGGTATTATAAACTAAAACTTTCATGCCATACCTGTACATTATTGGGATCAgagatagaaaaaaatgtttcctgaaaGTTCCTTCCATCTGCTGGTTTCACAGACAAAGCCACAGCTGGGGACAAGAGGGTCTCAGCCTGTTCTTCAAGGACCAGCTTCAACCCCACTGTATCAACAATCTGTATAATCCTGATGAAATAGAAATTCATTGGTATCGTGCACAATAGCAATACTTCTTATATTCACTGAGCCACTTCAGTCATACTGCTGGTTCCCAACCCTAAATCCAAACGCTATTTTGTGGTGAAATTAAGTAGGCAATGAATTCACAGAGACAGTTAATCATCATAAAATTTCAGCATTAAACACTACATAAAACTCATGTGTGAACATatgaataacaaacaaactaatGGGAAATTCTTTGTGTAGCAATGGGATGTGGAGAACATTTATGCTCCAATCACAGCTATTATGTTAATGCCCTTGCTGAGCAGTCTGCAACGAACCCCTTGAGTTGTAGCATCTAATTGCTATAAGAGTACACAATATGTTTGAGaacatcaaataaatgaatgtgtaacCTGTTGGAGGAGTCGGCCAGCGTCTCAGCAGACGCACCCAGCAGATTACTGACAATGTGGACGGAGGTGTTTCCCAGAGCCAGGCTGACGGTCGGGCCAGCCAAAAGATCCTCCAGCTGAGACACCAGCTCATCCACCTGGCTGGAATTCAGCGAGGACACGTCTCTGGTCATCGCTAGGAGAGAGTTGGCTTGGCTTTCAGCTGCTGGCAACAAAATGCAAAAGGGGAACTGTAACCATGCTGAAATGATGTAAATGCTGCAACAGAGCTGGACATAGTGCTGAGGTGATAACAAACCTGCTTCAGTAGTTGCTGTTACTGTGACATtagcagcagtggtggtggcGTTGAGGGGCTCAGCTGTCGTGTTCAGTGGGGATGAAGTAACATTTACAGACgaggtggtggtgttgggtTGTGTGGTTGTCACATTTGGGCTGGGTGTCGTAAACGGCTCCTGAACACATTGCTCTAAAAGCTCTGCAGCCACATTTATTCCAGTTTgactataaagaaaaaaaaggacaaattaaCATCTTAGGGAGAAAAATATTCGTAGGAATATATTTGTGGGAATATTTTATCAGGTGTCACATTTTGATCGACTACAATACAAACAGGCCTGAAATCAGTTACTATCATGGTCACTGAGTTTGTAAAGATGGAGTTAAGTTAGTGAAGAAGATAGGGTGGTAAGAAGATCATACAAACCAGGTGAGGATGTTAGACGTTTCTATTGCCATACAAAACATAGCAGGGTTAAGGTTCAATTTAACCCATTTGAACTGGGATGCCAATGGATTGTCGCCGCCTGAATTTCCGCATATTGCTGTATGACATTTCAGATGAAACACAAATGAGAAGTTTCACAAGACATACctacagttatttatttatttatttttgactatGTGAACCGATGTTGACTCGACTTGTTTCTCTGTGGTTAATATACACACCGGCTCGAGTCACCAGTCCATCAAACTTGATCTGTTCAATAGACTGAAACACTTTTGTCACAAGTGCCGACAGATTGCAGATAGGAACCTCATGGGCGAAGCCCAAAATCACTCTGCAGCTTTCAAGACTAGAATTAGAAAATAAGAGCACAGATTTCAATccctgtttaaatgtttaagatGTATCAGTGCATAGAAATGCTCTGATTTAATATGATTAGACTCACtttgttgctgtgtttccaCAGAACACGTGGGAATCCTGAGTAGAAATGTCCATTTTAGTCAAACTATCTCAAGTGATTATGTTAAAGTAACACATCAAAATATGTAtgacaaagtgttttttatgctttgtaTACAAAATGTACTTCTGTGCaataaaagataagaaaaagccCCGCGGACTGtgacaaaaagataaaaagtgaTCAAGTGCCATAAAGTTGCACTTGCACTTATTTTTGGAATGGCTTGTTTAGTTAGTATGATTATGCTTTGGCGGCTGATTACCTTGTATTCTGTTGCAATGATGGACAATGGACATGAAGAACTGCGAAGCAACATTACAAAGATTGTGAATTGTTTTCAATTTTAGTTTAGCCTATTAATTCAAATATAATTTGATTTGCATATGCTTGAAGAATGATAAAACTCACTCTGTGCTTGGAGAGCAAGGCGGTGCTTGTTTTAGTTTAGAAATCTGTAGAGATTCGAGATATCATATTATGATGCTACAAGAATTAATTGATGCACAATGGATaaagagaaatacaaaatcATAAAcgtatgtatacagtatatgcatattttgtgtgtgtgcacaagaaCTTACCAAGGACAAGACATATGAAATGTTGATGTTGGGATCTTgtattgacattttaaaagtgtAGTATGCatctaaaaacaaagaaacaaaagtaaCTTATGAAAGGCTTTCAGACTATATCGGTCTAGATAATAATCTGATACTTTTGTTAGTTGATTAAACACTAACCAGTTCTACTGCAATAAGCAGAGCAGTTGCACTTCTTCGGATCTGAAACAAAGTCAAATCATTTTGGTTTATTGTCAGTGTGAACAGAGCCAaagttttacattaaaaaaagactgtCTTAATTTCAAGTTCTTCGTGGAACATTTAACTCATCTTATTCAATCATATATTCCTGCATtacaacattattttaaatttgactGAGGTCAAATTTACAGTTTTGAGACCTCCAACAATGGCATGTGTGGCCTCAGGTTAACATGTTTTGGACAATTATATGGATATGCTTTAAGGGAGAAGGGGGTGAATAAGTATTTACTCAAAACCTGTTACTATTTTTTATCTGTAAGAAATGTGCAAAACTTCTCCAAACTCtcctttgacattttgggtTATTGTGTGTAGATCAGTGACAAAAATCCAAATTTGGTCAATTTGTAATTCAGGCTGAAACACATTAacatgtggtaaaaaaaaaattaaagagttgaatattttctttactttgtgtGGTTTGAAGATGTTTAAACATTTAGAGCTCACCTGGGCCACAGTTCGTTGAGTTGCTTCCACCTTCCACATATGCCGCCCCAGACTCTTCACTGTTGAAAGACAACCACATTCCataaatattttgtgtgtaaCTCCCAACATCCTtatgaaatgtcacaaaaatgaaaaggtgtTGTTGTATACCTTTAAGATCAGTTCATAAATGTTgctcaagaaaaaaacaaaaaacaaaaatgctctAGTgattcttgttttgttgttattttaatgaATAAGTTGGgaagttgaaaaaaaagaacatcataaATACCAAACGTCTTACCATGATGCACCGGCCGGACCTCTATAAATGCAACTGTTTATCCCATGTGGATTGCTATTGCACTCACTGAATAGCAGACCTGCTCAATGACACAGAGGGAtaattgcattatgggaacttGTTAGGTAGCTAATTGTGTATTTCAAAGTATTCAGGACTCACCTGTTCTATCTATTCTTCTACCCACCACGTGGATGTCAGGGGAAGTTTTACTAGCTGCACAAAGAGTACGGAGGATGCAACATGGATGTACTCTCTTCCTcagctgcagcat
Coding sequences within:
- the sms gene encoding spermine synthase, producing MALRHYTLDFSLSTAVDSASTVPGLLSIFHEQEMTETVHDTNGHGYLATFVGKNGRLVILRVHSHGLVTIDLQCYEDDNIAQLDNLLNALEKKLKVLLNGNITRIKRLPAIVRGAKVDRYWPTADGRLIEYDIDRVVYEEDSAYQNIKILHSQQFGNILVLNGDVNLAESDLAYTQAIIGSGKENYAGKEVLILGGGDGGILAEVVKQKPKMITMVEIDQKVIDGCRTHMRKTCGNILDNLKGDCYQILVEDCVPVLKKYVQEGRMFDYVINDLTAVPISTEPEEDSTWEFLRLILDLSIKVLHPAGKYFTQGNSVNLTEALSQYEEQLGKLSCPVDFSKEVVCVPSYLELWVFYTIWKK